A window from Pagrus major chromosome 4, Pma_NU_1.0 encodes these proteins:
- the gas6 gene encoding growth arrest-specific protein 6: protein MRRTPTKSLSSATLLILLVARWSHGISLSPQEANQFLSRHRRANQVFEETKQGHLERECVEERCTKEEAREVFENDPETDYFYPKYLACVEKFGDAEKKKQDLVTCVHNIPDQCSPSPCNARGTVRCEDKKGDFLCHCFTGWAGARCEKDVDECSKRNGGCDHECNNTMGSYRCSCHQGYMLVGRHMCHDVDECEDPGVCGTAQCENKEGSYDCLCDVGYVYDNETKSCVDVDECETGVCAEECLNTPGSFRCFCDGRQGTKLSQDLRSCKPLTPCMTPSLKRNSRSLYLGRMFSGVPVVRLRFRRRIQTGFSAEFDFRTYDPEGVIFFAGGHLNSSWIVLAMHHGKLELQLKYGTVSRVTSSGPIVNDGQWRKISVEEQGRSLVIKIDREAVMKIAVNGDLFTLKKGMHELNLTVGGVPFREDGLVNQVNPRLDGCMKDWRWLTGEDTSIQETIRSNDNMQCFSTEDPGAYYPGTGFALFNISYESQNLSVQLNLRPTSAIGVLFALVHQDRVPLSIALADYHPGTDEWRDFVLVSVGDVIIASSPAPLCDGESHKIQVTISGNQTLLLVDGQPGRSEDADVPTDLLSQSSTFIGGLPDVPLVHTLVSAPYSGCMEVSVNGRSVDLDRAIHKHNDIRSHSCPLLDSLQ from the exons ATGCGGCGGACCCCGACAAAGTCCCTTTCGTCGGCGACCCTGCTGATACTGCTGGTTGCCCGCTGGTCCCACGGCA TTTCGTTGTCCCCGCAAGAGGCGAACCAGTTTCTGAGCAGACACAGGAGAGCGAATCAAGTTTTCGAGGAGACGAAGCAAGGACACTTGGAGAGGGAGTGCGTGGAGGAGAGGTGCACTAAAGAAGAGGCCAGAGAAGTGTTTGAAAACGACCCGGAGACG GACTACTTCTATCCCAAGTATTTAG CCTGTGTGGAGAAGTTTGGAGATgctgaaaagaagaaacaggatCTGGTTACATGTGTCCACA ATATTCCAGACCAGTGCTCCCCATCTCCTTGTAATGCCAGAGGTACGGTGCGCTGCGAGGACAAAAAGGGCGACTTCCTCTGTCACTGTTTCACAGGCTGGGCTGGAGCCAGATGTGAGAAAG ATGTCGACGAGTGCAGCAAGAGAAACGGAGGGTGTGACCACGAGTGCAACAACACTATGGGCAGTTACCGCTGCTCGTGTCACCAAGGCTACATGCTGGTAGGACGCCACATGTGTCATG atgTGGATGAGTGTGAGGATCCAGGTGTCTGTGGAACAGCACAGTGTGAGAATAAGGAGGGCAGCTATGATTGCTTGTGTGATGTCGGCTACGTCTATGACAATGAAACCAAGAGCTGTGTTG ATGTGGATGagtgtgagacaggtgtgtgtgcagaggagtGTCTGAACACTCCAGGGAGTTTCCGTTGCTTCTGCGATGGTCGTCAGGGCACAAAGCTGAGCCAGGACCTCAGGAGCTGTAAG cCTTTAACTCCCTGTATGACGCCGTCTCTGAAGAGGAACTCTCGTTCCCTCTACCTGGGCCGCATGTTCAGCGGTGTGCCGGTGGTGAGGCTTCGTTTCCGCAGGAGGATTCAAACTGG CTTTTCAGCAGAGTTTGACTTCCGCACCTACGACCCTGAAGGGGTCATTTTCTTTGCTGGAGGTCACCTAAACAGCTCGTGGATTGTGCTGGCAATGCACCATGGGAAGCTGGAACTGCAGCTAAAGTACGGCACAGTCAGCAGGGTCACCAGCAGCGGACCCATCGTCAATGATGGCCAGTGGAGAAAG aTCTCTGTGGAGGAGCAGGGGCGGAGTCTTGTGATTAAGATCGACAGGGAGGCCGTCATGAAGATTGCAGTAAACGGTGATCTGTTCACGCTAAAGAAGGGCATGCATGAGCTCAACCTCACTGTGGGAGGAGTTCCTTTCAGAGAGGACGGCCTCGTCAATCAG GTGAACCCCCGTCTCGACGGCTGTATGAAGGACTGGAGGTGGTTGACGGGTGAAGATACGTCCATACAAGAAACCATTCGGTCCAACGACAACATGCAGTGTTTCAGCACTGAGGATCCTGGAGCATATTACCCCGGCACAGGCTTCGCTCTCTTCAACATCAGCTACG AATCACAGAACCTGAGCGTCCAGCTGAACCTGCGTCCCACGTCTGCAATCGGAGTGCTGTTTGCACTCGTTCACCAGGACAGAGTCCCTCTCTCCATCGCTCTGGCCGACTATCATCCCGGCACTGATGAATGGCGAGAT TTTGTTCTGGTATCTGTAGGTGATGTCATCATTGCCAGCTCTCCTGCCCCCCTGTGTGACGGCGAGAGCCATAAAATCCAGGTGACGATCTCAGGCAACCAAACCCTGCTGCTGGTCGATGGCCAGCCTGGACGTAGTGAAGATGCAGATGTTCCCACTGACCTCCTTTCACAGTCCAGCACCTTTATAGGAGGCCTCCCTG